In Pseudomonadales bacterium, the genomic stretch GGTGGTGAATGGGAAAGGCGTGTGCCTTTCCGCCAGTTGCATCAGGCGAACATCGCGCTGATGGATTCCTCGTTGCTGACCCGGCGCACCGCCTCGGCGAGCAGCGGCGCGCTGCTTACCTGGCGGATGCGCGCGCACGCCCTGGCCTGCGCGGACAGCGGAATGGTATCGGTGACGACCAGCTCGTCGAGCACCGAGTCCTCGATATTCGTGATTGCCTTGCCGGACAGCACCGCGTGCGTGCAGTACGCGATCACCTTCGCGGCACCGTTGTCCTTCAGCGCCTGTGCGGCCTTGCACAGCGTGCCCGCCGTATCGACCATGTCGTCGATCACCAGACAGGTACGGCCGGCGACGTCGCCGATGATGTGCATGATCTGCGCCTCGTTGACCTTCGGGCGGCGCTTGTCGATGATCGCGAGGTCGAGATCGTTCATCTGCTTGGCGATCGCGCGGGCGCGCACCACGCCACCTATGTCCGGCGAGACCACCATCAGGTTCTCGTAGCGCTGGCGTTCGATGTCGTCGATCAGGATCGCCGAGCCGTAGACGTTGTCCACCGGCACATCGAAGAAGCCCTGGATCTGCTCGGCGTGCAGGTCCACCGTGAGCACGCGGTTCACGCCGGCCTTGGCCATCATGTCGGCCACCACCTTGGCGCTGATCGGCACGCGGCTCGAACGCACGCGGCGGTCCTGGCGCGAGTAGCCGAAGTAGGGAACCACCGCGGTGATGCGCGAGGCCGACGAGCGGCGCAGCGCATCGATCATCAGGATCAGTTCCATCAGGTTGTCGTTGGTCGGCGCGCAGGTCGACTGGATCACGAACACGTCCTTGCCGCGCACGTTCTCCTCGATCTCGATGCTGATCTCGCCGTCGCTGAAGCGCCCGACCATGGCACCGCCGAGGCGCAGTCCCAGTCGCTGTACGATCTTCTGCGCCAGTTCCGGGTTGGCGCTGCCAGTGAAGAGCATCATTTCTGACACGTCGGAACTCCTGGTCGTGACCTGGCTACGCAAGGTTCGTGCTTCGCTGGCGGGCGCGGCGCGCGCATGCACATACGGGCTGGCGAATCATGGTGCGCGTGGGCCCCGCCTGATCTGTTCCCCGACGAATGGACTGGCTGGGGCGGTAGGACTCGAACCTACGAATGGCGGGATCAAAACCCGCTGCCTTAGCCACTTGGCGACGCCCCAGTCGATTCAGTCGAACAATGCCTCGTGTGCCGGGGAGCGGTCGATACCGCGGGCAACGAAGCTTTCCCATCCGAGGGGCACGAGCGCGGCCGTCTTTTCTGCCGACTGCGCGTCCGCGAATGCGGCAAAAACGCAACTGCCGGTTCCGCTCATCCGTGCCTCTCCGAAGGCGCTCAACCACGCAAGCGCGCGATCGACCTCCGGGTATTTTTTCCTGACCACGGCCTCGCAGTCGTTGCGTTGCCCGCCGGTCAAAAAGGCCGCTATTGTCGTGAGCGGGGTATCACGTGTCAATTCCCGGTCGGCGAAAATCGCGGCAGTATTCACCGCGCATCCCGGGCGGATCACGAGGTACCAGCGCGGGGGCAGCGCGAGTGCAGTGAGCTGCTCGCCGATGCCTTCGGCCCAGGCGCTGCGCC encodes the following:
- a CDS encoding ribose-phosphate pyrophosphokinase, whose product is MSEMMLFTGSANPELAQKIVQRLGLRLGGAMVGRFSDGEISIEIEENVRGKDVFVIQSTCAPTNDNLMELILMIDALRRSSASRITAVVPYFGYSRQDRRVRSSRVPISAKVVADMMAKAGVNRVLTVDLHAEQIQGFFDVPVDNVYGSAILIDDIERQRYENLMVVSPDIGGVVRARAIAKQMNDLDLAIIDKRRPKVNEAQIMHIIGDVAGRTCLVIDDMVDTAGTLCKAAQALKDNGAAKVIAYCTHAVLSGKAITNIEDSVLDELVVTDTIPLSAQARACARIRQVSSAPLLAEAVRRVSNEESISAMFA